The genomic DNA GAGGCAAGTCATGCATCACAACATTCCATGACAAGTGACATGCATTTGCTGCCAGTTTCATTGAGTTAGCACCCAAAGAAAAATTGAGAAACATGAGCAAATTTTATCATCATATGCACAAAAACAAGAAAGCAAACTCCCACATGACAACATTCTATAACAAGTTACATGCATTTGCCCCTAATGTTCATGCATGGAGGGCCCAACTGTTGACAGTTTCCACACCAAACAGATCCAAGGACTCAACACAATGTTGGTCAGGTCCTTCTTGAGTACGCTTGAGGCTGGTCATGACAGGTAACATGCATTTGCCCCCCTTTTCATTGAGTTAGCACCCAAAGAAAAATTGAGAAACACGGGCAAATCTTATCATCATATGCACACAAACAAGCAAGCAAACTCCCACATGACAACATTCTATAACAAGTTATGTGCATTTGCCCCTAATGTTCATGCATTGAGTGCCCAACTGTTGACAGTTTCCCCACCAAACAGATCCAAGGACTCAACAAAATGTTGGTCAGGTCCTTGTGTATGCTACAGGCTGGCATACAGCATTAGGCACAAAATAGCCTGTGCATGCTAGATGCCGAGAATTTGGCTTTGTGTAAGGTCATCAGGAGGGGTTATAAGTGCAAGAAAATTCTACATTGAAGCCAACATATCTAACACACATTATGCTTTCTAGACAATAAAAAGGTACAGGTTTGAAGATTTATCTAAATATTGCAAGTCAACatacttataaagaaaatgtTCACATGAGTTTGCAGAAGCAACCTGTATTACAAAATCAACAGCGGACTGTTGGGCACCAGAAAGTTTCGGCCGGATCCCTGCATAACCAGGCTCTAAAGAATCATCCTTCAGATTAGGATAGTACTTTCTTATCTCTGGATAAAATCGTTCCACACGTTTGGCGCATACAGAGTAGTCAAACCTGgaagaagataaagaaattattttctggAAACTTagtaaattttttcttttgaatacaCAGTGAGAATCTACAATTATGCAAACAtaccaaaaagaaaagcaatgtcTCAAAAAGGCAAAGCCAAGGGTTGAACAAGTTTCATTAAGTGGCTCATGCAGCATCCGGATGCATTGTTTGCCCAAATTCCCAATATGGGCAAAACATATAGGGCAGATTGGGAGATTGCAAAAGGTGAAATATTTCCGAGTTGAAATAGCAAAGGCTTTTTACATAAAATGAAGACATTAAATTTAATCAATCTTAAATTCTTGATGAAGTAGAATGAGAACAAGGGAAGAGGAAAGCATACTTATTCAGGAAGCTTGAAATGTCATCTACGCCATTGATCCATTCAACATCTGGACCAAATTTGATCTGGCCATCCAAATCCAGGGTAACATGTACTCCAAGTCCACCATCCTCCGGAATAGGATATATCAAATGTTTAAAGGGAGGAGTTTTCATCTTTGACAAGACGAAGTAGCAACCTCGTGCGTAATGGGGAGCGGGAATAACTGTACTATTTAGGCCATCAAATCTCTTTGCTAGTGCTGGGGCACTCAAACCTGCGGAGTTCACCACAAGCTTTGCCATGAGTATAACCTCTGGGTGCAAAGGAAACCTCCTGTCCCAGTTTTCAAGATCCTTGCTTTCAGAAATATGAAGGCAAATGCGATCTCCTTCAAGATGGCTACCAATAACAGCTGTGTTGTAACAGAAGGTTGTTCTATGATTTTCAGCTTCACCCTGGACCCACATTAGGGTGATATCCCTGTCAATATGCAGTTATATTCTGAAGATCGTAATTTTGAATGACACAAACAATAGCTCCCCAGAATAGAAATACTAAATTCTATTTGATCCTATAACCAACCCAAATCCAATTAATTTATGGATCAAGCAAGGTTAAAAACATACAACTAACCCAAACACAGGACAATTGAGAATTGGAGGAACACTTATGGATCATAACAAGACATTAGTGAAAGCATTCTCTAAGAACATTAGAGTGGGTCTAGCTATTGAGGCAAATATTTTAACGTTGATGGAAGGACTAAAGCTTGCTAAAGCCAAGGGTTTATCCAACCTTCTAGTAAAAGGGGATTCTATGGTAGTGATTCTATAGTAGTGTTACATTGGGTAAATAAGGAGGATCATGGGGGTTTGACGGATAATTATGCCAAATTGTGTTTATTACTCTAGAGTTAGGGTGTTCATGCCACTGGATTCTTTGGATAGCTAACCAGGTGACAGATATGTCAGCAAAATGGGGAGCTAAGTAGTTGATTTCTTCTGTAGGGGATTTTCTACCCCCTAGGTTCTTGAGTTCATATCTGTAACCATATTTAGATGTGCACCTCTAAGAATATCTAAAATAGATGGTTTTCCCACTTTTGACCAGAGCTATGTAGTTTTTGTGCTTGTGGCAAGGATTTCTTATCCTTCTTTGTACTTAATCCATGATagtaaaatgtttgttttttgataaaaacaaaccaacaaaaaacaaacataccaCTAGAGATAACATCAGGGAATGGGTATCAACAATCCCAGAGGCGGGTGACAATAACGCTCTCACACACTGCAATTCTGGTTCCATTTCCATGGCTTCAAACCCCTCCAGCATCCTCAGACCATCAACCCCGTTTTCATTTCCCCgtatcatcaaatcattcaacTTTGGGACCTCTGAAGATCTAGTAGCAACTATGAGCTTACCGATCTGCTTATGAGGAACCTCATGTTCAGAGCAATACTTGTACAATAATTCTCTTCCTCTCACGCAAAAGATTGCCTGCAATTCCCGAATGTTCAACTATTTAACTTTATATACTGAAATCACCCTAAAACCCCAACCAAgcaagatatataaaaaaataatcttacaCAAATATCCAATAATCGGAAATCTctctatatatacatatatgtgtGTTGAACAGAGTTGAATATTCCTAACAGAATTTTTGAAGTTCCGTACATAGAATTTGCTCTGGAGAAATCACAGGCTCGACTTAATTGCAGCATTAGCATTAAAGAACACAACATTAGGAAATGCAGACacatttttctatcatttttgcGACGCAAAGGATAGAAAAGAGGAGAGTGAATGTGATTGAGAAGGGACCTTGAGAGAGTTACGAGGGTAGTAAATTCCGGCGTGGATGACTTCGCTGTTGCGAGAACTGGTGCCGGTGCCAAAGGTGGAGGCGAATTCGATGACCACGACTTCTCTGCCCTTGAGCGCCAGCTCCCTGGCCACTGCGATTCCGACCACCCCCGCCCCAATCACCACGCAGTCCACCGATTCCCTCGCCACTGCTCTCTCTACTCCGACCCTGCTCGTGAAATTCTTGGAGGAAATCCATCTCCTTGAATTTCTTAGGCCTCTAATCGCGTGTCTCAGCATCTGCGCTTTCTTTCTCTGGTTTTCTCCGGTTTAATATGTTTTCAGCTCCGAAACCATCCGATGCCGACCAATTTTATCGGTTAAAAAACAGACacgttttaaaaaaacaaatggaaacaataaaaaaacaattgaaagttATTTCAATTGTTGCTCAAAATATTGTCTAcgtgataaataaaaatacccaaaatttgttccaaaaaataatatttttaaaaataaattatcaaaacatttattttctattatctgctattaaattttgatttttattttgttagaaaacgttttctaaattacaaaaattaccATTTATATTACCATCATGTCTTAATTTAGTCTCCgcttttgtttttaaagttctttcataaattatgtttaaataaaccattttattaagatttttttttcatgaaaaaataaacaaattatatacctaaatatatcatataaaattcatacaaatatatatatatatatatatatatatatatatatatatatgggtgtgtgtgattttttgtttttatagaaataataaaataataaaaataacttataaaaattataatatttattaatttaataaaatatgtttatttttaatataatcaatttcaaaaataaaagaattaaaccaATAGGTAGGTTTAAATTTgttattcaaacaaaaaatgagaattaatttatataaatttgaatgAAT from Vitis riparia cultivar Riparia Gloire de Montpellier isolate 1030 chromosome 8, EGFV_Vit.rip_1.0, whole genome shotgun sequence includes the following:
- the LOC117919654 gene encoding L-2-hydroxyglutarate dehydrogenase, mitochondrial isoform X1 yields the protein MLRHAIRGLRNSRRWISSKNFTSRVGVERAVARESVDCVVIGAGVVGIAVARELALKGREVVVIEFASTFGTGTSSRNSEVIHAGIYYPRNSLKAIFCVRGRELLYKYCSEHEVPHKQIGKLIVATRSSEVPKLNDLMIRGNENGVDGLRMLEGFEAMEMEPELQCVRALLSPASGIVDTHSLMLSLVGEAENHRTTFCYNTAVIGSHLEGDRICLHISESKDLENWDRRFPLHPEVILMAKLVVNSAGLSAPALAKRFDGLNSTVIPAPHYARGCYFVLSKMKTPPFKHLIYPIPEDGGLGVHVTLDLDGQIKFGPDVEWINGVDDISSFLNKFDYSVCAKRVERFYPEIRKYYPNLKDDSLEPGYAGIRPKLSGAQQSAVDFVIQACRNTQSAISSFLPNWELYPLNALISCKIPGKFLDLSIVFIFS
- the LOC117919654 gene encoding L-2-hydroxyglutarate dehydrogenase, mitochondrial isoform X2; the protein is MLRHAIRGLRNSRRWISSKNFTSRVGVERAVARESVDCVVIGAGVVGIAVARELALKGREVVVIEFASTFGTGTSSRNSEVIHAGIYYPRNSLKAIFCVRGRELLYKYCSEHEVPHKQIGKLIVATRSSEVPKLNDLMIRGNENGVDGLRMLEGFEAMEMEPELQCVRALLSPASGIVDTHSLMLSLVGEAENHRTTFCYNTAVIGSHLEGDRICLHISESKDLENWDRRFPLHPEVILMAKLVVNSAGLSAPALAKRFDGLNSTVIPAPHYARGCYFVLSKMKTPPFKHLIYPIPEDGGLGVHVTLDLDGQIKFGPDVEWINGVDDISSFLNKFDYSVCAKRVERFYPEIRKYYPNLKDDSLEPGYAGIRPKLSGAQQSAVDFVIQGEDIHGVPGLVNLFGIESPGLTSSMAIAEHIVARYSR